The genomic window CTCGATCACCACAGCGGTTTCGCCACAGTCCAGCGGCATGACCTCCACGCGCAGGGTGCGCGGTGCTTTCTCAGTGGCAACAGTGCCCATTGCGATCCTCCTCGGCAAACGACGGCGGCAGTATCCACGCCGCGCGCCAAGGCGCCGTCAAGACAACATGGCAGGTCCGTGCACGGCCGGCCCGCCTTCGCGTTGCGCATACAGCGGCCATCCACGCCCTTGATGCGGCGCCGTGGAAACTCTGCATCCACCCGGTTTCGATAGATGTGTGATGTATGCAGATGAATGGGAATGAGCATGGACGCGGCCGCGAGCTGCTGCTGGTCGAAGACGAGTTCGACCTGGCCGATCTGGTCGAACAGGCACTGGTGGACAGTGGCAACCGGGTCACGCATGCCTGCAGCGTGACCGAGGCGATGAGCCTGCTTCGCTGCGGGCAGTTCGACGGCGCGATCCTGGACGTGGAGTTGCGCGACGGCGTGGTGTTCCCGGTCGCCGACCGGCTGGCCGACCTGGGCATCCCCTACCTGTTCGCGTCGGCGGTGTATGCGCAGCTGGT from Stenotrophomonas sp. 704A1 includes these protein-coding regions:
- a CDS encoding response regulator — translated: MNGNEHGRGRELLLVEDEFDLADLVEQALVDSGNRVTHACSVTEAMSLLRCGQFDGAILDVELRDGVVFPVADRLADLGIPYLFASAVYAQLVPKRHQRVPFIAKPFHVQALQQAVQTVIGAGGITPPPQ